From the Halobacteriovorax sp. GB3 genome, the window CGATGACATATTTGTGGAGTGCTCCAGCTAATATTAGTTTTGGAAGTGCTACGAGTGAAGACACGACGATTCAAGCTTCTGCTGATGGGAGCTACTTAATAACACTAACTGTAACAGACGCTGTCGGGAATTCATCTAACGATTCATTCACTCTCACTTGGGATTCCACTGCTCCTGTTGTTAATGCAGGGGCCGATGCCACATCAAACGTTCAAATAAGTCAAAATGCTACGATTACTGAGACAAATATTTCAACGATCCAGTGGTCAAAGGTTTCAGGCCCTGGTTCTGTAAGCTTTGGAAGTGCGACTAGCGAGGATACGACCATTCTTCCTTCTACTGATGGAACATATGTTATTCGTTTAACAGTTGTCGATACGGCAGGGAATAGTTCTTTTGATGAAATGACTCTTGTCTACGATACAACTGCTCCTACGGTTAATGTCGGTTCTGATATTGTGGCCAATTCACTTCAAAATATCGATGCAACAACAAGCGATCAGACGGCCATGACTTATTCGTGGACTGCACCGGCCAATGTGAGCTTTGGCAGTGCAAGTGCTGAAGATACGAATATCTCTGCGATTGCAGATGGTACTTATCTTGTTACTTTGACCGTTACTGATGCTGCCGGAAATAGTGCCAGTGATTCACTAAGTTTTACATGGGATCAAACAAACCCTGTCGTCAATGTTGGCGCAGATCTCGAGTTAAATGCGCAATCGACAATCGATGCAACGGTTACAGAAACAAATGTTCAGTCATATGCTTGGACAAAAGTCTCTGGTCCTGGAAATATCGTTTTTGGAAGTAGCACAAGTGAAGATACGACGATTGCTGCCGATAGTGACGGCTCTTATGTTATTCGCTTAACTGTTACTGATACCGCAGGAAACTCCAGCTTTGATGAACTCTCGCTTCTTTGGGATACCAATGCGCCAAGTATCGTGGTGGGAAATAGCTTTAATGGAACGGGAATTGTTGCCGTTGCAATTGATGCAACAGTTACCGATACTTCAACTTTAACTTATTCATGGTCACAAAGCTCTGGTCCTGGAACGATCAACTTTTCTACGACCAATACCGAAGATACAGCCGTTACGGCCGATACGGATGGTACTTATACAATTTTTTATCAAGTTACTGATCAACTTGGAAATTCGAGTTCGCGCTCTATTACATTGACATGGACAGGTGCACCTTTTGCTCCTGCACGTGCTAGAGAAGGGCAACTCTCTCTCTCTATGAGTGATCAATTAAGTATTGGTGAAATTGAAATTTCAGCTTATGCCTCTAAGGGAAGTTATATTGTTCGCTCAATTAGTGGAAACTATGCAATAGAAAAAATGTGCGAAGTAGCACAGGTCATTTATACTTTTAACGATAGTCACAAAGATAATGAGAGTGTTAATCTAAAAGACCGAGCACATCTTCCACTAGGTCAGTATAGCTATGCTCTTTGTTCTTTTGAGGGCGAGCTATTGAATATTCAAGAGGGGAACCCTGTCTTTTATCATCAGATAATTGAAGGTGAGTGTCGCGACAGAAATTCAATGGTTCTTGCAAAGTCTTATAGTAGAAGTGAGATTAAATCTTTTGAGATGCTTGGAAATCTCTACACGGAAAACAAAGAACTCATTGCCTATGATAAAGAAGCCTTAGTTGATTATATGGATGCTCGTTCTTTAGATCAACTTTGTCTAACAACACTGAATCGCCAATCTCTTGAGGTATTAGAAGACCGAATACTTCTAAAAGATTCTAAAAAGTATCTTGCTTATGTTCTTTCATTTGAAGTGATTTCAACTGATGATCAAAGTTATTACATTGATTCTATCGAGCAATTTCAAGAGGGAGAGTTTATTCTTCCAGATGGTCAAAAGACGAAGGATATCTCGATACTACATCGCTTTTAAATACTCATCTTTTTTCAGTTTTAATTTGATCTTGAAGGTTGTGTTCTTGGCGCTATCGTCATAAACGAGTGTTGTGTTGTGCCTTTTAAGGATTTTTTTACTGAAGCTTAGTCCAAGCCCAGTTCCCTGACCAAATTTCTTTGTGGTAAAAAATGGTCTCATTATTTTTTGAGCAATTTCTTGTGGTATGCCGTGACCAGCATCAATAACAAGAATTTCAATCTCATCACCATTTTCAATAAAGCGAATATCGACCCACCTCTCTGGTAGTTCGGCAACAGCATCAATAGCATTTGATATTAAATTCGTAAAAACTTGTGTTATCTCTCCTGGATAACAATAGACACAGTAGTGCTTAGGGATGTGCATCTGAGAAAGAGAGACGTTATTTTTGATCATCTTATGCTTGAGAATTTCTACCGATTGATCAATAACTTCATGCAGAGGAAACCATTCAAGTTCGTCATTCTCTGTATTTCTAGACAGTGTTTTGATACTTTCAATGATCTTTTGAATCCGATTAGCCGTTTTAGAAATACTCTCGGCAGAATTTATAATATCTTCTGAAAGATTATTATTTCTTCTTAGAAGTTTTTCCGCTTGGGCCTTGATAATGGTGAGAGGGTTGTTGATTTCATGGGCAATTGAAGCTGTGACTTCACCTACTGTTGCAAGCTTTTCTGTCATGAATTGTTGAGTCATTTTTTCGACTTCTTCATCATGCAATTGCTTTTCGTGAGTGATGTCGTATCGAATGGATAAGAATTTATCGATTTCCCCAGTTGGACCTAGAATTGGTGCAATTGTAGTAAAGACCCAATAGAGAGTTCCGTCTTTTCTTTTGTTACAAATTTCACCTTTCCATACTTTTTTATCTTGAATGGTTTCCCAAAGGTCTCGGTAAAATTCTTTATCATGAATTCCACTTTTTAAAATACGGTGGTTCTTTCCAATTAACTCGTCTCTGTTATAACCACTAATCTCGACGAAAAGATCATTGACGTGCACGATATTTCCTTTTTTATCTGTTACAGCGACAATTGCGACGTTATCAACAACATTTTGATATTGAATGGCCAAGTTTTTTAAGTAATTCATGGTCGAAACATTCGTTTCTTCTCTCGATTTTCTTAGAGTCAGGTCTTTAATATAACCTTCATAGTAAAGAGAGTTACCTTTAAGGTCTCTAACCACTTGTGCGATGGCCTGCATTTTTCGTAGGCCAAATTTTGGAGTTTGTATTCTAAAGTAAGTATCGAAAATATCGACTTGGTATTCTTTGTAGGCCTTTTGTGTTTTAAGTAGAACTTCTTGATCATCTTTATGGACGAGATCTAAAAAACTTTTATTAATGACCTCTTTGGGATCAATGCCATAAACTTCACATTCTGGACCAAAGCCAATAACTCTAAGCTCGGGGTCCGCTTCAATTTTAAAATAAATTTGGAAGTTATCCAGCGAGTTTTCCATTTATTAAACCCATGAAAGTAAATGAAATTTATATTTTAATGGTAACGAATCCATGTTAACACGTTGCGCCTAAAGTTCTCTTTAATTTTTCATAAATCCTTAGGTATAAAAAATAATTAAATCACCATTTTTTTAAGCTTATAGCTTGTTGGAATGCTGTCACTTTTGATATTCATTAACTTTTGAATAATGCATATTGGTGACCCTCGTTTCTAGGGTTTACCTAGTTTATAAACTCTTGAAATTTAGTATAATGCTCAAGAGATTTTTTAACTTAGAAGTCAAAATCATAATTTATAGGCGAAGGCCTAATAGAAATTAAATAAAAGGAAATTGTCATGACTGTAAGAGTTCGTTTTGCACCTTCACCAACTGGCTACCTTCACATCGGTGGAGCGAGAACGGCCCTTTATAGCTATCTTTTTGCTAAGGCCAATAATGGGAAGTTCATTTTAAGAGTCGAAGACACTGACCTTGAGCGCTCTAAAAGAGAATATGAACTAGCTCAAGTGAATGATCTAAAATGGTGTGGCATCGAATATGATGAGGGACCTGATAGACCTGGTGACTATGGGCCTTATCGTCAGTCAGAGAGACAAGAAATTTATAAAAACCTCGCAGAAAAGTTTATTCAAGAGGGCAAGGCCTATTACTGCTTTTTGACTTCAGAAGAACTAGAAGAGCTCACAGTTAAAGCTGAGGCCGAGAAGAAAGCGCCGCACACATACCACGGTAAGTATCGCGATCTTTCTCTTGAAGAAGCAAAAAAGAAAATTGAAGCAGGCGAAGACTACGTGATTCGTTTTAAAAATCCTGGAAAAACTTGGGCGATTAAAGATATCGTTCGTGGTGATGTTTCATGGCCTGTTGATATGGTCGGTGACTTTGTCATTATTAGATCAAATGGAATGCCTGTTTATAACTTTTGCTGTGTTGTCGATGATGCGATGATGAAAATCACTCATGTTATTCGCGCAGAAGAGCATCTAAATAATACTTGTCGTCAGCTTATGATTTACGAAGCAATGGGCGAGAAGGCTCCAGAGTTTGCTCACTGTTCACTTCTTGTTGGTGAAGATCGCCAGAAGCTTTCTAAGCGTCACGGAGCAACTTCAGTGACTCAGTACAAAGAGCTTGGTTATCTTCCAGAGGCCCTTGTGAACTATCTAACTCTTCTTGGTTGGTCACATCCAGAGGAAAAGGACATTTTTGATATCAATGCCCTTGAGAGCTTTGATCTTTCACGTTTATCTAAATCTCCAGCGATGTATGATATTAAAAAATTGAATTACTACAATGAACAATATCTGCGAGCTCTTCCTGTTGAAAAAATGGTTGAAGGTTTTGAGACTTTTATTGGTGATGAGAGATTTAATTCTCAAACTCAAGAGTGGAAAGAGAAGTTTGCAACTCTTATTAATGAAAAGATTCAACTTTTCAGTGAAGCAAAAGACTTTCTCGATCTTTTCTTTGTTCCTGGAGCTGATGAAGATGAGCAATACAAAGAGGCCATGAGCTGGGAGACGACTCCACAGATTAAAGAATATCTAAAAGCAGAACTTTCAAAAGTAGAAGGTGAATACGCAACGGAAGAAGACGTTGGAAATTGGATGAACTACTTGAAGAAAGAATTAAAAATTAAAGGAAAGCCTCTTTTTATGGGGATTAGAGTTTGTTTAACGGGAAGAGCACATGGACCTGATCTAAAAGGTGTTGTGGCCTTAAGTCCTGTTAAAGTAATTAAAGACAGATTGGAGAAGTAGAATGAGCTTTTACAAAGACTTAGTTGAACGTGGAATTATTGAAGCAAAATCACATGATGAGCTTGAAAAACATTTAGATGAAAAGTCGATGAAGTTCTACTGTGGGTATGATCCTTCTGCTAAATCACTTCAGCTTGGAAACCTTTTTTCAATCATTACTTGTATGCGCTTTCAAAAAGCAGGGCATACTCCTTATATTCTTGTCGGTGGTGCCACGGGAATGATTGGTGATCCTTCTGGTAAGAGTCAGGAGAGAAATCTTCTTGATCTGGCTACTCTTGAAGAAAATATCGCTGCCATTCGTGCTCAACTTTCGCGCTTCATTGACTTTGATGAGTCGAAGAACAATGGCGCTACGATGGTTAATAACCGTGATTGGTGGCAAAAAATCTCGTTTCTCGAACTTTTAAGAGATATTGGAAAGCGCTTTCGCGTGAATGAAATGCTCAATAAAGATTCTGTTAAATCGAGAATTAATTCTGATTCAGGAATTAGTTTTACAGAGTTCTCTTATCAAATTCTTCAAGGTTATGACTTTGCTCACTTAAATAAGGCCCATGGCGTAGAACTTCAAATTGGTGGTTCTGATCAATGGGGGAATATGACAGCAGGAACGGATCTCACTCGTAAAATGAATGGGAACCAAGTTTACTGCATGACAACTCCACTTGTTACTGATGCCAATGGAAAGAAGTTTGGTAAGTCTGAAGGAAATGCTGTCTACCTAGATGGTGATATGACATCTCCTTATAAAATGTATCAATTTCTACTTAATACTGATGATGCCATTGTTGTTCAGCTTCTAAAGTTTTATACATTTCTCTCACTTGAGCAGATTACTGAGCTTGCTAATAAAGTTGAGTCCGAGCCTCATCTTCGCCAAGCGCAGAAAACTCTCGCCAAGCACGTTGTTGAACTCGTTCATGGTGAAGAGGGCCTTAATGCAGCTCTTCGCGCAACAAGCTTCTTCTTTGGTGAGAAAATTGAAAATGTATCGGATAAAGAAGTCTCTTCAATCTTTGAAGATGTACCTTCTGTCGAGCTTTCTATGGCCGATTTAAGCGCTGGATTTCCAATTCTTGATATGATCTCGCAAACACCTCTTTTTGGCTCTAAAAAGGAAGCGAGACGCTCTCTTGATCAAAATGGTGTAAGCATCAATAACATCAAGGCAAAAGGTGTTGATCAAGTGGTGACAAAAGAAGATCTCGCCAGTGAGACTTCTCTGATCCTTCGAAAGGGAAAGAAAAACTACTGTGTTGTAAAGTTCGCATAAAAAAAGGCTCCCATTGGGAGCCTTTTTATTTTCTTCTTAAATTTTGAGCAAAAAAAATCGACGCTCTCCAAATCCTCTTGTCAAACGTCGATACTTATCAATCTCGTGTCTCTGTAAAATCCATTCTAGAGTAACCTTAAATTTAATTAAAGGTAGTTTTTCTTAACTTTTCTAACACTGAGTTGAGCCAGTTAGTCCGGTATTTGTAACCAACTGAAAGTGGAAACTTAGTCAACATTAACAGCTTGCGTCTTATTTTCTTTTGTTTAGAGTGTAGACTGATTTTCCATTTAAAGAATCGAGAATGAAGCCTTTATATTTTTTTAAAAGCTCCTTTTTCTTATTTTTACAATAAACGATATGATCTTTAATTGCTGATAGAGATTTTTGTACATCCTTTATCATTGTTCCTTTGATGAAGCTCGCAAGAATTGATTTTGGAATGACATAGTTTTGATAAAGCATCAAAGTCTTCCCTTGATCAAAGGGGAGAAATTCTGCATGTCCTTTGACAAGCTCTGTTGTATTTGAGCTCTCCATCCACCAATCAATTCTATAGTGATCTTTTGCTTTCTTTTTTAGCTTGTGGCCGTGTAAATAAACTGAGTTTGAAAGTGGCCATGGCATGTCCATTTCATATTCAACCCACACCTCTGTAGGTGAAACTACTTTTGCAATATCAGAGCGAACGAGGTTTGGTACGTAGTCTTTTTGGTAGTCCAAGGCAAAGAAAATAGCCGTGGCCTCAAGAGGCGAGGCATCTATGACTTGATAGAGCCTAACGACAGGCCATGCCCCCTTGGGCGATTTTAATTCTTTAATTACTTGATGATTATCTCTCAACATCTTAAGTTCACTAGTATCAAGCTTCATTGGAGCATCACTGGCAAAGGCGTAAAATGAGAGAAAAAGGCTTGTTAAAATGAGTTTTTTCATGGGCCGACTGTATCCTATTATGATCAATTTTTCATAGTTTATTTTCTCTGATTCTGAACATTTACGAACGCGGAAAATTATTGTAACTTGACGCAATAAAAAAGACGTCTAGGTGCTAGTTATGAGCAAAAAATATAATTCCATTCGATTATTTAAAAACCCGATTCTTGAGGCGATGTCTCATGTTCATCCAATCATTCCTCTTGTTATGTGGACGCCGATTATTTCTTATCTTCTCTATCGAGGTCATGCTCTTTATGGAATGAATACAAATGAGTTTGTCGCCCTTTTTTTTATTGGTATGCTAGTTTGGACATTGATGGAGTATCTTCTTCACCGTTTTATGTTTCACTTTCCAGTGATTGGGCCAATTTCAGATCGTTTTGTTTTTCTCTTTCATGGACTACACCATGATGATCCTAATGATCCAACAAGATTGGTTATGCCACCAGTTCCGGCTTTGCTAATTTCAGGTCTTTTATATTTGATGTTTAGTCTTATTGTTCCCATAAAGTACCTCGATGCTTTTATGGGATTTTTTATGATTGGTTATCTTTGCTATGACTATATTCACTTTGCTACTCACCACTTTAAAATGACAAGTAAGGTAGGGCGCTTTCTAAAGAAGTGGCACCTACAGCATCACTTTCGTCATGAAAAAGCAAAGTATGGAGTGAGCTCTCCACTTTGGGATTATGTTTTTAGAACTGTCACAGGGCCAAAAGAAGAGCACAAGTATTACAAAGATTCTAATGCCTAATCAGTAAAAGGTTAAACTATGCGCGCATTGTTGTTAGCTGTTGTTCTCTTTTGTGGGAGCGCATTTTCTAAAGAAGCGGACTCAAAGAGTTTTTTGGATCTAAAGAAAACGATCAATTATTTCGTTCGTGGTTCTTATTTACAATTTCAAGAAAAGAATAATCTCTACTACGCTGCGGCCGGTGTTCCTTTAACTTGGTATGCTTTTGAAGAAGATCAGAGAATGTCTGATTTACAGCGCTCAAAGCCTCTTAGAAAGTCTTATGATATTGTTGGTGACCTTGGGATCGTTTTTAACTTTCCTCTTGTTCCGCTAGCATTTTATGCCTATGGCAGAAACAATAACAACACTCATGTTCAGCAATTTGCGATGGAGTACATGGCAACCATGTATCTCACTCTTTTAGAGACGGGAATCATTAGTTATATCCCTGGCCATGAAAGACCAAATAAGGAAGGTCAAAGTAAGTGGGAAACTAGTTTTCGTGGAAAGAATTCATTTCCATCAGGTCATATTGTTCCCTATGCAACGCTCTTCTTTAAGACACTTCAATTCTATGGGCCATATTGGTCATTACCGCCTTTAATTCTCACATATTGGTCTTCTTTACAAAGAGCAAGAGAAGGGCGCCACTATGTCTCTGACCTTATCGGTTCATTCTTTTTATCTGCCTTTGCAAGTGAAGGAGTGAGAAGAGCGGCCGGTTATAAGAATAACCATCCTTTTTATCAATGGTTATTTGAACATGAAGTTGAGGTTGGCCTTAGTTATCATGATGGTGCTTATGGACCGCGATTGATTTATCGATTTTAATATTTGTTTTCTAAATAGAGATTCTTTATGATAGGGAAATGGATGCTAAAAGAAAAATTCTTCTCCTTATTATCTTTATCATAACGATCCTTATTGGTGCCAGACTTCTTGGCGTTCATGACTATCTCAGTGTTGCCAATGTAAAAACTCTATTTGAAAAAGAATTGAGTCTTTCAATCTTTCTCTTCGTTGTCTTTTTTAGTATCGCAAACTTGCTCTATATTCCAGGCTGGGTCTTTCTGTTTTCGGCCATTCTTGTGCTGGGTAAAATAGGCGGGGGAAGTTTAACTTTTTTAGCGGCCCTTATCTCATGTTTTTTTAGTTACTTTGTTGTCGGACTCATAGGGCATAATACGCTAAGAGAAATCGATTCAAAGATTTTTAATAAAGTTTTTTCAAAGCTAGATCAAAGACCCATCCTCTCTATTGCTGTGCTGAGGATTCTTTTTCAAACCAATCCTGCTCTAAATTACACACTCTCTATGAGTGGAACAGGTTTCAAAAATTATGCGCTTGGAACTCTCATCGGTTTACCTCTGCCCGTTTTTTTATATTGTGTATTTTTTGATTTTCTTATTCAATCGGTAAAAAACTTTTAGGATTTTTTATGAAAAATGGTGATTCAGTTGATAACTTTCAAATTAGGCTTGTCAATAATTTGGATTTTGATCTCTTTCGATCTCTCAAGCATGGACCTGTCGTTTTAAATTTTATCATGGGAACATGGTGTCCCTTTTGTGCCAACCATTTGAAAAAAATTAGAAAGTGGCAGGAGAGTTTTAATAATAAGGCGACTATCTTAATTATTTCAGCTGAATCGAGTGAGAATCTTAGAGCATGGCTTGATCAAAATCCTATGTCCTATCTTTTTGCCAGTGATGAAGAATGTGAAATCATTCATCGCTTTGGTCAAAAGAAAGTCTTCATGAAAATGGCAACGCCGGCTACCTATTTAATTGATCGAGATAAGGTTATTAAAATGGCCTTCAAAGGTGTTCGTACAGATAAGGCTCGAGAGGAAATGAAGTATACGATTTGCAAGTCGATGCTTAAAGCCAATCCCTCTGACGGTAGTCCTTAAGAGTTTCGTGAACAGTTTTTTCAAGATCGTATTGATAAACTTGTTCTAAGTTTTTCACAGACTTTTCCTGATTGCATGTCCAGCTCATAGGAAGAATCTCATTAACTTTGTCTGGAGTCAGTCTGGCATCAATTTTAAAGAGGCCAATGAGAGTTGCGATGAACTTAATTAAAGGATTTGGTGCCTTAATATAAAGTAGTCTTTTTATACCAAGTGCATCTTGAATCTTTTGTGTTAGTTCACCCATAGTAATAACTGTAGGGTATGAGCTATAGTAAGTATCAGCAAAGCTGAGTTCATTTTTCGTAAGAGTTTTCAAGATTGTTTCAACCAGATCAAAGACGCAAACAAAACTATATCTCTTCTCGTTTCCACTTATTCCAGGAACGAGAACGACTTTAGATTTTACCATTTTAAAAACATCTAAAACGGCAGGATCTCTTGGGCCTATTACCATGGGAGGTCTAATTGTTGCTAGTTCAAAACGATTCTTTAAATTTTCTTTGAGCCAGATTTCTGCTTTCAGTTTCGATCGACCATAGTCGCTAACTGGACTTGCCTCATCTTTTTCTTTTAGGTGATCTCTTTGATCACTTGGTCCAGCGGCCGCGAGAGAAGAGATAAAAATAAATCTTAGCTTTTCAAAACGGATCATGAGATCGAGAGCTAACTGCTTTGTTGCTTCAGTATTAATTTTATAAAAAACATCTGTATCAAGACTATGAACAATTCCGGCCGTGTGAATCACGGCATCGAGGTCACTTGGAAGTTCGTTGATCCATGAGTTTTCACCTTCACTACTCAATGAACCTTGAATGAGGGTTCCTGGAGTGTTGAATTCTTGTGCTTTTTTCTGCGTGCGAACGAGTGAGAAAACTTCATGACCTTGATCTTGAAGTTGTTCTACAAGGTGACTTCCGACAAAGCCTGTTGCACCTGTAACAAAGACTTTCATCTAGAGCTCTTTTCCAAAGATACGGTACGTTCTATAAGGAACGGCGCCCATTCTTTGAAGAGGTTTATTCATTGGAAGATTGTCTTCAAGTATCCAACTCATCTCAACTTGCTTTACTTGTGGGTAGTTCTGATTGAGATTTCTCTTTGTTTCTCTATAAAGGAGAGTTTCTAGGCCATATCTTCTATATTCAGGAAGGACTCCCATTAAAAGAACTCTTACTCTTGTTATATAGCGATCTGAAAAGAGGAGTTTAAAAATTCCTGTAGGAAAAAGTTTTCCAGATGGGTTTTTGTGTAGTGCTTGAAAGAGATCGGGGAGACCTACAAGAAAACCAGCGGCCTTACCATCAACCTCAGTAAACATAATCAGGTCTTCTTTAACAAGCATTTTTAGATCTTTGGCCATGTGATCAAATTCGGCCCTTGTCATAGGGACAAAGCCCCAGTTCTTCTCCCAGGCCTTATTGTAAAGGTCAAACATAAGATCAACTTCTCGCGCCCAATTCTTCTTGTCGAGGGTTCTAAAAGTGATCTTGTTTTTCGCTACAGCACGATCTGCAATTTTATGAATGACTTCAGGAAGTTCACTATCGAGATCATAGATGTAGGCGAGGAGATCTTTTGATTTTCCATAGCCTCTTCTTTCAAGCTGCTCTTGATAATATTCTTTGTTGTAAGACATCATAAGTACGGGAGGTCCATCAAAGCCATCAATAAGAGTGGCTCCTTCGTAATTTGTCGAAGGGTTAAGTGGTCCTCTCATTTCAAGTAGGCCCTGAGACTTTAGGTCTTTTTCAGCTGTTTCAATAAGGAGGTCCCAAATTTCGTTATCATTAGGAGCTTCGATAAAGCCGAAGAAGCCTACATTTTCCTCATGGTATTTATTGTGAGCATCATTGACGATAGAACAAATTCTTCCGACATCTTTACCGTTTTTAGAAACGATCCAAGACTTAAGTGAGCCTGTTTGATAGAAGGGGTGTTTTTTAGTGAAAAGCTCTTTGACGGCCATTTTTAAAGGAGCAACCCAGTTTGGGTCATTTTTATAAATTGTCCAGGGAATGTCGACGAAGGCCTTAAGTTCTTTTTTGTTATTAAAAAGATCAACTTCTCTAATGGCCAAGCTCATGACATCCCCTTTTAAAAGCTTATTGCATACAAGATGGTATTTCGAATTCTTTCTTTGCTACAGCAAACACTTCAAGAACTTTTGAAAGTTCTTCTTCGTTGTGTGTGGCCATGTAAGAAGTTCTAATTAGAGCTTCTCCTTTTGGTACCGCTGGTGGGATAACTGGAGTTGCAAAAATACCATTATCAGCAAGAAAACGAGTTACTTGCATTGATTTTAAATCATCACCAATAAAGACTGGAATGATTGGAGTATGTGAATCATATGTATAGAAACCAATTTCTTTGAATCCCTTTCTCATGAATTCAACATTTTTCCATAGCTTCGTATGAATTGTATCATCTGAAAGAATAACATCTAGACAAGCAGAAACAGTTG encodes:
- a CDS encoding PAS domain-containing sensor histidine kinase → MENSLDNFQIYFKIEADPELRVIGFGPECEVYGIDPKEVINKSFLDLVHKDDQEVLLKTQKAYKEYQVDIFDTYFRIQTPKFGLRKMQAIAQVVRDLKGNSLYYEGYIKDLTLRKSREETNVSTMNYLKNLAIQYQNVVDNVAIVAVTDKKGNIVHVNDLFVEISGYNRDELIGKNHRILKSGIHDKEFYRDLWETIQDKKVWKGEICNKRKDGTLYWVFTTIAPILGPTGEIDKFLSIRYDITHEKQLHDEEVEKMTQQFMTEKLATVGEVTASIAHEINNPLTIIKAQAEKLLRRNNNLSEDIINSAESISKTANRIQKIIESIKTLSRNTENDELEWFPLHEVIDQSVEILKHKMIKNNVSLSQMHIPKHYCVYCYPGEITQVFTNLISNAIDAVAELPERWVDIRFIENGDEIEILVIDAGHGIPQEIAQKIMRPFFTTKKFGQGTGLGLSFSKKILKRHNTTLVYDDSAKNTTFKIKLKLKKDEYLKAM
- the gltX gene encoding glutamate--tRNA ligase encodes the protein MTVRVRFAPSPTGYLHIGGARTALYSYLFAKANNGKFILRVEDTDLERSKREYELAQVNDLKWCGIEYDEGPDRPGDYGPYRQSERQEIYKNLAEKFIQEGKAYYCFLTSEELEELTVKAEAEKKAPHTYHGKYRDLSLEEAKKKIEAGEDYVIRFKNPGKTWAIKDIVRGDVSWPVDMVGDFVIIRSNGMPVYNFCCVVDDAMMKITHVIRAEEHLNNTCRQLMIYEAMGEKAPEFAHCSLLVGEDRQKLSKRHGATSVTQYKELGYLPEALVNYLTLLGWSHPEEKDIFDINALESFDLSRLSKSPAMYDIKKLNYYNEQYLRALPVEKMVEGFETFIGDERFNSQTQEWKEKFATLINEKIQLFSEAKDFLDLFFVPGADEDEQYKEAMSWETTPQIKEYLKAELSKVEGEYATEEDVGNWMNYLKKELKIKGKPLFMGIRVCLTGRAHGPDLKGVVALSPVKVIKDRLEK
- the tyrS gene encoding tyrosine--tRNA ligase — its product is MSFYKDLVERGIIEAKSHDELEKHLDEKSMKFYCGYDPSAKSLQLGNLFSIITCMRFQKAGHTPYILVGGATGMIGDPSGKSQERNLLDLATLEENIAAIRAQLSRFIDFDESKNNGATMVNNRDWWQKISFLELLRDIGKRFRVNEMLNKDSVKSRINSDSGISFTEFSYQILQGYDFAHLNKAHGVELQIGGSDQWGNMTAGTDLTRKMNGNQVYCMTTPLVTDANGKKFGKSEGNAVYLDGDMTSPYKMYQFLLNTDDAIVVQLLKFYTFLSLEQITELANKVESEPHLRQAQKTLAKHVVELVHGEEGLNAALRATSFFFGEKIENVSDKEVSSIFEDVPSVELSMADLSAGFPILDMISQTPLFGSKKEARRSLDQNGVSINNIKAKGVDQVVTKEDLASETSLILRKGKKNYCVVKFA
- a CDS encoding sterol desaturase family protein; the encoded protein is MSKKYNSIRLFKNPILEAMSHVHPIIPLVMWTPIISYLLYRGHALYGMNTNEFVALFFIGMLVWTLMEYLLHRFMFHFPVIGPISDRFVFLFHGLHHDDPNDPTRLVMPPVPALLISGLLYLMFSLIVPIKYLDAFMGFFMIGYLCYDYIHFATHHFKMTSKVGRFLKKWHLQHHFRHEKAKYGVSSPLWDYVFRTVTGPKEEHKYYKDSNA
- a CDS encoding phosphatase PAP2 family protein; its protein translation is MRALLLAVVLFCGSAFSKEADSKSFLDLKKTINYFVRGSYLQFQEKNNLYYAAAGVPLTWYAFEEDQRMSDLQRSKPLRKSYDIVGDLGIVFNFPLVPLAFYAYGRNNNNTHVQQFAMEYMATMYLTLLETGIISYIPGHERPNKEGQSKWETSFRGKNSFPSGHIVPYATLFFKTLQFYGPYWSLPPLILTYWSSLQRAREGRHYVSDLIGSFFLSAFASEGVRRAAGYKNNHPFYQWLFEHEVEVGLSYHDGAYGPRLIYRF
- a CDS encoding VTT domain-containing protein, with the protein product MDAKRKILLLIIFIITILIGARLLGVHDYLSVANVKTLFEKELSLSIFLFVVFFSIANLLYIPGWVFLFSAILVLGKIGGGSLTFLAALISCFFSYFVVGLIGHNTLREIDSKIFNKVFSKLDQRPILSIAVLRILFQTNPALNYTLSMSGTGFKNYALGTLIGLPLPVFLYCVFFDFLIQSVKNF
- a CDS encoding peroxiredoxin family protein, whose translation is MKNGDSVDNFQIRLVNNLDFDLFRSLKHGPVVLNFIMGTWCPFCANHLKKIRKWQESFNNKATILIISAESSENLRAWLDQNPMSYLFASDEECEIIHRFGQKKVFMKMATPATYLIDRDKVIKMAFKGVRTDKAREEMKYTICKSMLKANPSDGSP
- a CDS encoding NAD-dependent epimerase/dehydratase family protein; protein product: MKVFVTGATGFVGSHLVEQLQDQGHEVFSLVRTQKKAQEFNTPGTLIQGSLSSEGENSWINELPSDLDAVIHTAGIVHSLDTDVFYKINTEATKQLALDLMIRFEKLRFIFISSLAAAGPSDQRDHLKEKDEASPVSDYGRSKLKAEIWLKENLKNRFELATIRPPMVIGPRDPAVLDVFKMVKSKVVLVPGISGNEKRYSFVCVFDLVETILKTLTKNELSFADTYYSSYPTVITMGELTQKIQDALGIKRLLYIKAPNPLIKFIATLIGLFKIDARLTPDKVNEILPMSWTCNQEKSVKNLEQVYQYDLEKTVHETLKDYRQRDWL